TCCATGGGGGCGTCTTTCATCGTCAGGAATTGAACGCCATACACGCCGCCATTCCCGACAGGGACATTCGAGATGACAACTCTGACGACGCTCTTGCGCGAAGCGCCATTTTGAAGTTTTTGATCAAACTTTTTACAAAAAGTTTGCCGCCGGAGGCAGTTTTTCGATTAGGCTCTTTTCCGCTCCGGGATGTATTCCCGCAGGACCTTGCGGGCGTTTTCTTCCGGGCGTAAAACCTCCCGCATTTTTCCGGCCACGGCCATTTGCACCAGGTGGGGCAGGGGCTCATTCACCACGCCCACAATCTCCACGTTTTCCTGGGTTAATGGCAGCAGAACCTTTAACGCCGGACTATCCATGACCGCCTCGGCCAATCGGGACGTCACCTCCCCCAGCATGGCGTTGGCCCAGGTGATGGAAACCGGCGCCACAATGCAATCCGCCTTCATGACCGTGCGGCATACGGCGTCGTCGCCCGAAGCTCCCTTGTGGGCGCCGGCCCGCAGCATCTGGGAAGTCGCAATGGCGTTGGTGCCCAGGGCGATAATCTCTGTTTCGTTTTCAAAGGCGGTTTTGATGTATTTGATCAACGTTGCGCCGATGTTGCCGCCTTGGCCGTCTATCACGCAAATAACTTTTTTCATAGGATAAAGCCTTTCCAAAAATGTTCTGAAAAGAAGCATTCATGCCAGGCTTCATGCCGTGGTTCGGGATGCTGCATTTTAAGAAAACGAGGTTACGCCTGGGCCCCTTGCGTCAGACCTTCATGACCTGATTTTGGAGGATTGGGCGTATGATTTATACAGTTGCCGCTCTATTGCGCGGCTTTTAATGCCAAGGCGCCATCATTGGAGTCGTGACTATTCCCCTTTTCAGGCTTTCATGATTTACTTCGTCAAAATTTCAGGACGCTGGGTCCCCGTTTCCGGGGGTGCGTCATGATGATTGCAAAACAACCGCAATCATCCCGCCGCTCCCCTCCACGGGGATGACGGAGGCCTGAGGCTTTTAGCGCCAAAAGGTCTTGGAGACCCATTCGCTTCCCCATGAAGGAACTGCAAGCGTCCCTCGGGCTTTCATTCACCAGGAAAAACCGTCATCCCGGCTTGCGGGGCGGTCTGCTTTTAAGACCGCCCCGCAAGCCGGGACCCAGCGTCATTACGGACTTGCCTTGGGGTCCTTGACGCTGTTTGGCATAACACAAGTCCTTCCGGGTGTTCCCCGCGGCTGTCACCAAAACAGGAGTATGCCGGCTAATACGATCGCCCTGGAAACCAGGGAGAGCGTGGTGGTAATGGCCAATACCTGCAATCCGTGCTTGAACCCCAGGATGGACACATAGCGCGGCATGGTTCCGCGCAGCCTTGTGACAGGTACCATCAAAAAACCTCCCGCCAGCAAAGCCACAATGGCCTGATATTCCGTCACCGCGGCGTTGTTCAGCAGGGCGGACATGGACGTAACCCCCACAATGGGGCTGAATATGTATACGCTCACAGGCGCCACAATGGCCGACGGAAAACCCACGCTGTCCACAATGGGGCCGATAAGCCGATCCAGAAACTCGATGGCCCCGGATTCCATCAATATTTGCACCGCAAAGGTGACCGCGATAATGATTACGGCCATTTTGCCGAACAGTTTGGCCCGGGCGTCCCAGGCGTTTTTTAACAAGACCCCGACTTTGCGGCGGCCTTTCGGCGCGCTGTCCTCCGGCGGTTTGACCGCATCCGAGTTTTCCCTCTTGGCGTCGAACGCCGCCCTGCCTGCTATAATCACGTATCCCAGTTTCAACAGG
The Desulfatibacillum aliphaticivorans DSM 15576 DNA segment above includes these coding regions:
- a CDS encoding DUF3842 family protein — its product is MKKVICVIDGQGGNIGATLIKYIKTAFENETEIIALGTNAIATSQMLRAGAHKGASGDDAVCRTVMKADCIVAPVSITWANAMLGEVTSRLAEAVMDSPALKVLLPLTQENVEIVGVVNEPLPHLVQMAVAGKMREVLRPEENARKVLREYIPERKRA